The proteins below are encoded in one region of Silene latifolia isolate original U9 population chromosome 2, ASM4854445v1, whole genome shotgun sequence:
- the LOC141643449 gene encoding MICOS complex subunit MIC60, mitochondrial, with the protein MFRRSILALSHRSRSSIRRLPKQPTTLTSPSLCFRRDFSSVPPGPGPTNKPSGSGGNFSKILVGSAAIGACFAAAYSGGYLNDILGKKQQDAIKSGNTSLDKLPKQDGSLQESHNHKEPLPEHTNEDSQFVDSHVEETKDLNESQSAVDPHVDSSNLKPTIASQVKVNELPTSSDDIEEKREELGTFNVGETSKHGDESLEKSFEDTAASADRSSSGEQAGHGLFDANEKLSTTTDDVTALQVSNINKDQPSELKSQIEPKDLSGHERGQSPSLLSTYSLNNEADERDSISSEHDIKQSSVKEEISHRAFEDKGDGKLIVDFLQAIHAAEQRQAELDALVLAEEKRAMKDKYEKELKDARARELMYAEEAAMLEKEIKKERAKAAAALKSLQERAEERLKTALEEKEREVELKLKELEDFAKAELAASIAREKAAQIERMAEANLNINALCMAFYARSEEARQTHSIHKLALGALALEDALSNGLPVQAELNALGVYIEDVDKDSLLQLAVSSLPEDVRLHGTDSVLNLNQKFNALKGSLRHFSLISPDGGGILTHSLARVASFLKVKNADQSGDGIESVINKVEGLLAAGKLVEAADVLEDGVKGSKATEVVSDWLRRVRNRAIAEQALVLLQSYATSMSLT; encoded by the exons ATGTTTCGAAG GTCCATTTTGGCGCTTTCACATCGCAGCAGATCGAGCATTAGGAGACTCCCAAAGCAGCCAACAACTCTG ACATCTCCATCATTATGCTTCCGGAGAGATTTTTCGTCGGTTCCACCTGGTCCTGGTCCAACAAACAAGCCATCTGGAAGCGGTGGTAACTTTTCTAAAATTCTCGTTGGAAGTGCTGCAATTGGTGCTTGTTTTGCTGCAGCATACTCTGGAGGTTATCTGAATGATATACTGGGCAAAAAGCAGCAGGATGCCATTAAATCTGGCAACACAAGCTTGGACAAGTTACCAAAACAAGATGGAAGCTTACAGGAATCACATAATCACAAAGAGCCCTTACCTGAGCATACTAATGAAGACTCACAGTTTGTTGATTCTCATGTTGAAGAAACCAAGGATCTGAATGAAAGCCAGTCCGCTGTGGACCCTCATGTTGATTCTAGCAATCTGAAACCTACGATTGCGTCACAAGTCAAGGTGAATGAGTTGCCTACAAGTTCTGATGATAtagaagaaaagagagaagagctagGAACTTTTAATGTGGGAGAAACAAGTAAACATGGAGATGAAAGTTTAGAAAAATCTTTTGAAGATACTGCTGCGAGTGCTGACAGGAGCAGTTCAGGAGAACAAGCTGGCCACGGGTTGTTTGATGCTAATGAAAAGCTTTCAACAACTACTGATGATGTTACTGCGCTCCAAGTAAGCAACATAAACAAAGATCAGCCATCGGAGCTCAAGTCTCAAATTGAACCCAAG GATTTGTCAGGTCATGAACGAGGACAATCTCCTTCCCTTTTGAGCACTTACTCTTTGAATAACGAGGCTGATGAGAGAGACTCAATTTCAAGCGAACATGATATCAAACAGTCTTCTGTGAAGGAAGAG ATTTCACATCGTGCGTTTGAAGATAAAGGTGATGGAAAATTAATCGTGGATTTCCTACAAGCCATTCATGCTGCCGAACAAAGGCAAGCTGAGCTGGATGCGCTGGTCCTTGCGGAAGAAAAGAGGGCTATGAAG GACAAGTATGAGAAGGAGCTAAAGGATGCAAGggcaagggaacttatgtatgcTGAAGAAGCAGCCATGTTAGAAAAG GAGATAAAGAAAGAAAGAGCAAAAGCAGCTGCAGCTTTGAAATCTCTTCAAGAAAGGGCTGAGGAGAGGCTGAAGACGGCACTTGAAGAAAAG GAAAGAGAAGTAGAGTTAAAGCTGAAAGAACTAGAGGACTTTGCAAAAGCTGAACTAGCTGCATCTATTGCACGCGAAAAGGCAGCACAGATTGAGAGGATGGCTGAAGCAAATCTGAAT ATAAATGCTCTGTGCATGGCATTTTATGCACGATCTGAAGAGGCGCGTCAAACTCACTCCATTCACAAGCTTGCTTTG GGTGCACTTGCGTTGGAAGATGCTCTGTCAAATGGGTTGCCAGTGCAGGCAGAGTTAAATGCTCTTGGTGTGTATATAGAGGATGTTGACAAAGACTCTTTACTGCAGTTGGCTGTATCATCTCTCCCTGAAGATGTTCGACTTCATGGCACAGATAGTGTTCTCAACTTAAATCAGAAG TTCAATGCACTAAAAGGGTCACTTCGGCACTTCAGCTTAATATCACCAGATGGTGGCGGTATCTTGACACACTCCTTGGCTCGTGTAGCTTCCTTTTTGAAG GTAAAAAACGCCGATCAATCCGGTGACGGTATCGAGTCCGTCATAAACAAGGTTGAGGGACTCTTAGCGGCAGGGAAACTTGTGGAAGCGGCTGATGTTCTCGAGGATGGTGTTAAAGGCAGCAAAGCCACTGAAGTTGTAAGCGACTGGTTGAGGAGGGTCCGGAATCGAGCCATTGCTGAGCAAGCTCTGGTGCTCCTTCAGTCGTATGCGACCTCGATGAGCCTTACTTGA